Proteins from a single region of Haemorhous mexicanus isolate bHaeMex1 chromosome 4, bHaeMex1.pri, whole genome shotgun sequence:
- the LOC132326150 gene encoding foot protein 1 variant 2-like, translating to MRLLIGATQLTEPGPGAQVRLIKRLLVHKEYGPADQSNDIALLELNEPVQCSSYIQLACVPNATVNVALLETCYVAGWGATTARSQKSSDVLQEAKVHLINVQVCNSSEWYQGDVHSHNLCAGYPEGGIDTCQGDSGGPLMCKDNNADFFWVVGVTSWGRGCARAKRPGIYTSVQHFYDWILLQMELLPQVEASRAWGHYTTAPPAPAWTHTNAPWPTQKPWPRPPPTQNPWPRPPPTYNPWPTTQPAPKPWPTTQPAPKPWQTTQPAPKPWQTTQPAPKPWQTTQPAPKPWQTTQPAPKPWQTTQPAPKPWQTTQPAPKPWQTTQPAPKPWQTTQPAPKPWQTTRPPPKPWPTTLPPPKPWPTTLPPPKPWPTTLPPPKPWPTTLPAPKPWQTTQPAPKPWPTALPPPKPWPTALPPPKPWPTTLPPPKPWPTTLPPPKPWPTTLPPPKPWPTTLPPPKPWPTTLPPPKPWPTTLPAPKPWPQPTPTPKPSSIPTPVEEIKTCPFPLNKLMEFFTQMQELLKNLRGIPV from the exons ATGCGCCTGCTGATCGGGGCCACCCAGCTGACCGAGCCGGGCCCTGGGGCCCAGGTGCGCCTGATTAAGCGGCTGCTGGTTCACAAGGAATACGGTCCTGCCGACCAGAGCAACGACATCGCGCTGCTGGAACTGAACGAGCCTGTCCAGTGCAGCTCCTACATCCAGCTGGCGTGTGTGCCCAACGCCACGGTGAACGTGGCACTGCTGGAAACCTGCTACGTCGCTGGCTGGGGTGCCACTACTGCGAGAT CTCAGAAATCAAGTGATGTCCTGCAGGAGGCCAAGGTCCACCTTATCAATGTCCAGGTCTGCAACAGCAGTGAGTGGTACCAGGGGGATGTCCATAGCCACAACTTGTGTGCTGGCTACCCGGAGGGTGGCATCGACACCTGCCAG gGTGACAGCGGGGGTCCACTCATGTGCAAAGACAACAATGCTGACTTCTTCTGGGTTGTCGGAGTGACCAGCTGGGGAagaggctgtgccagagcaaaACGGCCTGGAATATACACTTCTGTTCAGCACTTCTATGACTGGATTCTGCTCCAGATGGAACTGCTTCCACAAGTAGAGGCTTCTCGGGCATGGGGTCATTATACAACCGCcccaccagcaccagcctggaCTCATACAAATGCCCCATGGCCCACTCAGAAGCCATGGCCGAGACCACCTCCCACCCAGAACCCATGGCCAAGACCACCTCCCACTTATAATCCATGGCCAACAACACAGCCGGCTCCAAAGCCATGGCCAACAACACAGCCGGCTCCAAAGCCATGGCAAACAACACAGCCGGCTCCAAAGCCATGGCAAACAACACAGCCGGCTCCAAAGCCATGGCAAACAACACAGCCGGCTCCAAAGCCATGGCAAACAACACAGCCGGCTCCAAAGCCATGGCAAACAACACAGCCGGCTCCAAAGCCATGGCAAACAACACAGCCGGCTCCAAAGCCATGGCAAACAACACAGCCGGCTCCAAAGCCATGGCAAACAACACAGCCGGCTCCAAAGCCATGGCAAACAACACGGCCCCCTCCAAAGCCATGGCCAACAACACTGCCCCCTCCGAAGCCATGGCCAACAACACTGCCCCCTCCGAAGCCATGGCCAACAACACTGCCCCCTCCAAAGCCATGGCCAACAACACTGCCGGCTCCAAAGCCATGGCAAACAACACAGCCGGCTCCAAAGCCATGGCCAACAGCACTGCCCCCTCCGAAACCATGGCCAACAGCACTGCCCCCTCCGAAGCCATGGCCAACAACACTGCCCCCTCCGAAGCCATGGCCAACAACACTGCCCCCTCCGAAGCCATGGCCAACAACACTGCCCCCTCCGAAGCCATGGCCAACAACACTGCCCCCTCCGAAGCCATGGCCAACAACACTGCCCCCTCCAAAGCCATGGCCAACAACACTGCCTGCTCCGAAGCCATGGCCACAACCAACCCCCACTCCGAAGCCAAGTTCGATACCCACACCAGTGGAAGAGATTAAGACCTGCCCATTTCCACTCAATAAGCTGATGGAATTCTTCACTCAGATGCAGGAGCTCCTGAAGAACCTACGAGGAATTCCAGTTTGA
- the REELD1 gene encoding reelin domain-containing protein 1, with the protein MEDGGRAPTAIVARACMTLCLVSYAAAFSQGASLSACSDMMPRHLRVQLHSSNSNYVTVHTNMSFFFPGDKVPVTVRSTRDYMGFMLQARKVSNNEIAGTFIFLPPGSKLLTCFEDGDTVTHSDKSLKRNLSFVWKAPDQPIGDIKFFISIVQSYFVYWAKIESAVVAQAGQNKTLADKKPDAIAPTPLQGPADPHPTGPISPAAATGSLLPASPNGIVATPAPEPGFGVGSETLPVAEPKQAARTLRAVSGRSVRSRGRGLEPSLPTQDVGMVDALQGFLSQDNVSSYSTFNGCDYRLLEMCVLRDTGHRVNRLVLDDTCSKAWAAELAWSSWHFVTVKIRCMEPDSAQKQAQARTDIPTKMDGSENLISPLFSFLTAHFGMFLLSKGSTESGTILKASLRVSETVSPSALHVRTHLGGVTATTAWLGDASTAGNLSSASRQMAERELAPQPERADSRAEEDKDEQEAAGNTVPWVTRPAPESAVPGIGEGPGRGTRLLAAQLGILLVCTAALGLALAAAMRCVCAQHCHKRAEVSFSEPDPDVITIMENGAVMRFRKIQDNSFVLVPAQCNWVSPSSSVKKTVVV; encoded by the exons atggaggaTGGTGGGAGAGCCCCCACTGCCATTGTTGCCCGGGCCTGCATGACCCTGTGCTTGGTCTCCTACGCGGCTGCCTTCTCGCAGGGTGCCAGCCTTTCCGCCTGCAGTGACATGATGCCCAGGCACCTGAGggtgcagctgcacagctccaACAGCAACTACGTCACTGTCCACACCAACATGTCCTTCTTCTTCCCGGGAGACAAGGTGCCAG tgacagtaaGAAGCACCCGGGATTACATGGGCTTTATGCTGCAAGCTCGCAAAGTATCCAACAACGAAATCGCTGGCACGTTCATCTTCCTGCCTCCCGGTTCCAAGCTGCTGACTTGTTTTGAAGATGGTGACACTGTCACACACTCGGACAAGTCACTGAAGAGAAACCTGTCCTTCGTATGGAAAGCACCAGACCAACCCATTGGAGACATCAAGTTTTT CATTTCCATAGTCCAGTCATACTTTGTTTACTGGGCAAAGATTGAATCTGCTGTTGTGGCTCAGGCAGGGCAAAACAAGACTCTTGCTGACAAGAAGCCTGATGCCATAGCCCCCACGCCCCTGCAGGGACCAGCTGACCCTCACCCCACAG GTCCcatctctcctgcagctgccactggctccctgctgcctgccagccccaATGGCATCGTGGCAACAccagcaccagagccaggtTTTGGTGTGGGGTCTGAGACTCTTCCCGTTGCTGAGCCAAAGCAGGCGGCCCGGACTTTGCGGGCTGTGTCCGGCAGGAGTGTCCGGTCCAGAGGCCGGGGGCTGGAgccatcccttcccacccaagaTGTTGGAATGGTAGATGCCTTGCAAGGTTTCCTCTCCCAGGACAATGTCTCCAGCTACAGCACCTTCAATGG ATGTGACTACAGGCTGCTGGAAATGTGTGTGCTTAGAGATACAGGACACAGAGTTAACAGG TTAGTCTTGGATGATACCTGCAGCAAAGCCTGGGCTGCAGAACTGGCGTGGAGCAGCTGGCATTTTGTGACAGTTAAAATAAGGTGCATGGAACCAGACAGTGCCCAGAAACAGGCCCAGGCAAGAACTGACATTCCCACTAAAATGGATG GTAGTGAGAACCTAATCAgcccccttttctctttcctcactGCACATTTTGGCATGTTTTTGCTTTCAAAGGGCAGTACTGAGAGTGGGACCATCTTGAAAGCCTCCCTACGTGTGAGTGAGACAGTgtctccctctgccctgcacgTACGCACTCACCTGGGCGGCGTTACTGCAACCACAGCCTGGCTTGGTgatgccagcactgctggcaatTTGTCCTCGGCCTCAAGGCAAATGGCAGAAAGAGAGCTGGCCCCACAGCCAGAGAGGGcagacagcagggctgaggaggaCAAGGatgagcaggaggcagctgggaatACCGTGCCATGGGTGACCAGACCGGCTCCTGAATCTGCTGTTCCCGGGATAGGGGaaggccctggcagaggaaCCCGACTCCTTGCAGCCCAACTTGGCATCCTCCTGGTCTGCACAGCCGCGCTGGGcctggcactggcagctgcCATGCGCTGtgtctgtgcccagcactgccacaagCGGGCCGAGGTGTCCTTCAGCGAGCCCGACCCCGACGTCATCACCATCATGGAAAACGGGGCAGTGATGCGCTTCCGAAAGATCCAGGACAACAGTTTCGTGCTGGTGCCAGCCCAGTGCAACTGGGTCAGCCCCTCGAGCAGCGTGAAGAAGACTGTGGTTGTTTAG